One genomic segment of Fundulus heteroclitus isolate FHET01 unplaced genomic scaffold, MU-UCD_Fhet_4.1 scaffold_346, whole genome shotgun sequence includes these proteins:
- the LOC118559743 gene encoding zinc finger BED domain-containing protein 1-like, with protein sequence MGRAQRVSITVDGWTSGATDSYITVTAHYVNEEWDMQSHVLQTRVFNESHTGVNLAALLQDVLREWNLGEKKPALVTDNARNMLVAGAGAEITPHVRCVAHTLNLASQKALKVDRVYELLVKVRKVVTYFHKSPQAAEVLREIQSQLRLPNHKLIHDVCTRWNSSVDMLERFWEQHPALLNAMLSRRIRRGEGLLAVNEDDMTLIQEIIKLMSPVKVATTLLSEEKSPTISMIAPIQAKLHKHFSEDNTDLPIIADMKQCFRQDFFDRYLDLQELLYNASGLDPRFKDLAFLDVDSRDLIFMKITSEVVKMNEQAGDSAALYEGEADEGGSDGSPSRERRDVDASPSPKKKTAMDQLFGEFITTRTPLKTMREKAKDEILKYRERDSLELGGDVLQWWKGQVDLPLLSALAKDYLSIPATSVSSERVFSSAGNIVTAQRSLLHPEHVDQLIFLKKNLKKTHLG encoded by the exons ATGGGTCGTGCACAGAGGGTGTCAATAACGGTTGATGGTTGGACCTCCGGTGCCACTGATTCTTACATTACTGTTACGGCACACTACGTGAACGAAGAGTGGGACATGCAGTCTCACGTCCTGCAAACGCGAGTGTTTAATGAGTCTCACACTGGGGTCAACTTGGCTGCGTTGCTGCAAGATGTACTTCGCGAGTGGAACCtcggagaaaaaaaacctgccttGGTGACAGACAACGCAAGAAACATGCTAGTGGCAGGGGCTGGCGCAGAGATAACACCCCATGTCCGATGCGTAGCCCACACATTAAACTTGGCCTCGCAAAAGGCACTGAAGGTGGACAGGGTGTACGAATTGTTGGTGAAGGTGAGGAAGGTTGTTACATACTTCCATAAAAGCCCACAAGCAGCTGAGGTTTTGAGGGAAATTCAGTCCCAGCTACGCCTACCCAACCACAAACTTATTCACGATGTCTGTACAAGATGGAACAGCTCTGTGGACATGCTGGAGAGATTCTGGGAGCAACATCCTGCTCTGTTGAATGCTATGCTGTCGAGAAGGATCAGGAGGGGAGAGGGCCTGTTAGCAGTGAATGAGGACGACATGACTCTGATCCAGGAAATCATCAAGCTGATGTCCCCTGTCAAAGTGGCCACCACACTTTTGAGTGAAGAAAAAAGCCCAACCATCTCAATGATCGCCCCAATACAAGCCAAACTCCACAAACACTTCTCCGAAGACAACACTGACCTGCCAATCATTGCAGATATGAAGCAGTGCTTCagacaagatttttttgatcGTTACTTGGATCTCCAAGAACTCCTCTACAATGCATCGGGCCTTGATCCCAGATTCAAAGACCTGGCTTTCCTTGATGTGGACTCCAGAGACCTCATCTTCATGAAAATAACATCTGAGGTGGTGAAGATGAACGAGCAG GCAGGAGACAGTGCTGCACTGTATGAAGGAGAGGCAGATGAGGGAGGCAGCGACGGAAGCCCCAGCAGGGAACGGAGAG ATGTTGATGCCTCGCCCTCTCCTAAAAAGAAGACTGCCATGGACCAGCTGTTTGGAGAGTTCATCACCACAAGAACGCCATTGAAGACCATGAGGGAGAAAGCTAAGGatgaaattttaaaatacagagagagagattccTTAGAACTAGGCGGTGATGTGTTGCAGTGGTGGAAAGGGCAGGTGGAcctgccactcctttcagctttAGCTAAGGATTACTTGTCCATTCCAGCAACTAGTGTGAGCTCTGAGCGTGTCTTTAGCAGTGCAGGGAATATTGTCACTGCCCAACGTAGTCTCCTGCACCCTGAGCATGTTGATCAATTGATCTTTCttaaaaagaatttgaaaaagaccCATCTGGGTTAA